A window of the Corynebacterium minutissimum genome harbors these coding sequences:
- a CDS encoding phosphate/phosphite/phosphonate ABC transporter substrate-binding protein, with translation MRRFTALAATALTLSLSLTACSSDSDNGSDSAKGSDEKLTLALIPNEKVNDLVTTAKPLTDYLSEELGVEVEGVVTKDYQAAVEAIGSGQADIAIASAAQLASAEDMYDAHAVLQDERFGADSYAGQFVTNNPDKYCEDEPVKSTYAASGAEYLYCNGTATADENKGQGPKGLEALKKIDGETTVAMLGATSPAGYQLPVMAMESQGIDVDSLKKVPVTSNDASIMAVYNGDAEVGFSFWDARSTIDSSEAPDLAEKLVVFGYTDMYPNGGVVISDDVPEERRKEITDLMDGFSEVDPDTMSAIFDITDWVPAKKESIDMARKVNERFAQ, from the coding sequence ATGCGCCGTTTCACCGCTCTTGCCGCCACCGCACTTACGTTGTCCCTCTCCCTCACCGCCTGCTCTTCCGACTCCGATAACGGTTCCGATTCTGCCAAGGGCTCCGATGAGAAGCTCACCCTCGCGCTCATCCCAAACGAGAAGGTCAATGACCTGGTGACCACCGCGAAGCCGCTGACCGATTACCTCTCTGAGGAGCTCGGCGTGGAGGTCGAGGGTGTCGTGACCAAGGATTACCAGGCCGCCGTCGAGGCCATCGGCTCCGGCCAAGCAGACATCGCCATCGCCTCCGCTGCACAGCTGGCCTCCGCTGAAGACATGTACGACGCCCACGCTGTGCTGCAGGACGAGCGCTTCGGTGCAGATTCCTACGCCGGCCAGTTCGTCACCAACAACCCGGACAAGTACTGCGAAGATGAGCCAGTCAAGTCCACCTACGCTGCCAGCGGCGCCGAGTACCTCTACTGCAACGGCACCGCCACCGCAGACGAGAACAAGGGCCAGGGGCCGAAGGGCCTCGAGGCACTGAAGAAGATCGATGGTGAGACCACCGTCGCTATGCTCGGTGCCACCTCCCCGGCCGGCTACCAGCTGCCCGTCATGGCGATGGAGTCCCAGGGTATCGACGTCGATAGCCTCAAGAAGGTCCCGGTAACCTCCAACGATGCTTCCATCATGGCTGTCTACAACGGCGACGCTGAGGTGGGCTTTAGCTTCTGGGACGCACGCTCCACCATCGACTCGTCCGAGGCCCCTGACTTGGCTGAGAAGCTCGTCGTCTTCGGATACACCGACATGTACCCCAACGGCGGCGTCGTCATTTCGGACGATGTCCCAGAAGAGCGCCGCAAGGAAATCACCGACCTCATGGATGGTTTCTCTGAGGTCGACCCAGACACGATGTCCGCC
- a CDS encoding HAD family hydrolase, producing the protein MSTDITRPVLLFDFDGTVSLGHGPVLAYAHLIAEKAGHPSIAQDAEALLNSDNVGSARDGYHLVRTLAAELDVPEETCQEAYMASRENLADTGITAPEGLANFLASYPGRAILATNSPEIGLSAALHTLGLDRSFDTVYTRVGKPEGLTRILDTDLADTDPTHLISFGDIWEFDLAPVAAVGGRTVLVDSPFATSPEADPTWRVTRVTDIFPELTSAL; encoded by the coding sequence ATGTCCACAGACATAACTCGCCCAGTCCTTCTCTTCGATTTTGACGGGACCGTCAGCCTTGGCCACGGTCCCGTGCTGGCCTATGCGCACCTTATTGCAGAGAAAGCCGGGCACCCATCCATTGCTCAAGACGCCGAAGCGCTGTTGAACTCCGATAACGTCGGCTCAGCACGCGACGGTTACCACCTCGTCCGTACTCTCGCCGCTGAACTCGACGTGCCGGAAGAGACCTGCCAGGAGGCATATATGGCTTCCCGGGAGAACCTCGCCGACACCGGTATCACCGCCCCTGAGGGGCTTGCTAACTTCCTTGCCTCCTACCCCGGCCGCGCCATTCTGGCGACTAACTCTCCAGAGATTGGACTCAGCGCTGCCCTTCACACACTGGGCCTCGACAGGTCCTTCGACACCGTCTACACCAGAGTGGGCAAACCCGAAGGCCTTACCCGAATCCTCGACACCGATCTCGCCGACACGGATCCGACTCACCTCATCTCCTTCGGCGATATTTGGGAGTTCGACCTCGCACCCGTGGCCGCCGTAGGCGGACGCACCGTGCTCGTTGACTCCCCCTTCGCAACCTCCCCTGAGGCTGACCCGACGTGGCGCGTCACCCGCGTCACCGACATCTTTCCCGAACTGACCTCCGCTCTTTAA
- a CDS encoding cation diffusion facilitator family transporter has product MSLPTEQLLLERFMKLSIATAVATIVLKIVAAAVTGSVGFLSDALESGVNLVAAVVGFVAIKIAAKPADANHQFGHGKAEYVSALVEGAMIFVAAAMIIYTAIRRLLEPQPLEQPGLGLLLSLVASLLNLGVGLLLVRAGKQHRSATLQADGKHLLTDVWTSVGVIVGIGAVALTDWLWLDPIIAFAVGLNILWTGYKLLKESLSSLLSESLPKKEHAQLDALLNELEEHHDVEFTSRRTVASGRNRLVYLTMDVPGQWTVLHSHTIADRIEDAIDELFPGAEVFIHVEPAGTVHRRILRMP; this is encoded by the coding sequence ATGTCTCTTCCCACCGAGCAGTTACTGCTCGAACGCTTTATGAAGCTCTCCATCGCTACTGCAGTGGCCACGATCGTGCTCAAGATTGTCGCTGCTGCGGTGACGGGATCGGTGGGCTTTCTTTCCGACGCCCTCGAATCTGGTGTGAACCTCGTCGCCGCCGTTGTAGGTTTTGTGGCTATTAAGATTGCGGCAAAGCCGGCAGACGCAAACCACCAGTTCGGCCACGGCAAGGCCGAATATGTTTCCGCGCTGGTGGAGGGTGCAATGATCTTCGTCGCTGCGGCGATGATTATCTATACGGCCATTCGCCGACTTCTGGAGCCGCAGCCGCTGGAGCAGCCTGGGCTCGGACTTTTACTATCGCTCGTGGCCTCCCTGCTGAACCTGGGCGTGGGCCTTCTGCTTGTGCGCGCGGGAAAACAACACCGTTCAGCCACCTTGCAAGCAGATGGAAAGCACTTGCTTACCGACGTCTGGACGTCCGTCGGCGTTATCGTCGGTATTGGAGCGGTGGCGTTGACAGACTGGCTGTGGCTGGACCCGATCATCGCCTTTGCCGTGGGCCTCAATATTTTGTGGACTGGCTACAAGTTGCTCAAAGAATCGTTGAGCTCTCTGTTGTCGGAGTCCTTGCCCAAGAAAGAACACGCGCAGCTCGACGCCCTCCTCAACGAGCTGGAGGAGCACCATGACGTGGAATTTACTTCGCGGCGCACCGTTGCTTCGGGCCGCAACCGCTTGGTGTATCTCACGATGGATGTTCCCGGCCAGTGGACGGTGCTGCACTCGCACACCATCGCCGACCGCATCGAAGACGCCATCGACGAGCTTTTCCCTGGCGCCGAGGTCTTTATCCACGTCGAGCCTGCAGGAACGGTTCATCGCCGGATTCTGCGCATGCCGTAA